One genomic region from Rosa rugosa chromosome 1, drRosRugo1.1, whole genome shotgun sequence encodes:
- the LOC133711066 gene encoding omega-hydroxypalmitate O-feruloyl transferase: MAPPWVQELHFPHLHIPITIDHMTPVIPSGPIPVAPGQTLYLSNLDDMIGARVFTPTVYFYSSYDRRPVMKILHDALASVLVPYYPLSGRLREARNGKLEVFFGQEQGALLVEAHSEMALADLGDLKVPNPAWTPLIFRFPNEEPYKVLDMPLVIAQVTNFSCGGFSIGLRICHCICDGLGAMQFLTSWAATARAGTLIANPEPCWDREFFRPRNPPLVKFPHIEFMRVEDGSSLTMSLWQTKPVQKCYRISREFQTLLKTLAQPKDNMSNVACSAFDAMAAHVWRSWVKALDVKPLNYGLRLTFSANARNKLKNQPLKDGFYGNAVCLACVTSTVTKLVHGRLSEITHLVREARLGISEEYLRSTVDYVEVDRPRKLEFGGKLTITQWTRFPMYDSADFGWGRPIYAGPIDLTPTPQVCVFLPEAEADHPSGTMLVCICLPESATHSFTELLSLTHSGDLNHVNTTT; the protein is encoded by the coding sequence ATGGCTCCTCCATGGGTTCAAGAGCTCCATTTTCCTCACCTGCACATCCCCATCACTATCGACCACATGACTCCAGTCATACCCTCAGGGCCTATTCCGGTAGCTCCTGGCCAAACTCTATACCTTTCGAACCTAGATGACATGATCGGAGCTCGTGTTTTCACTCCGACAGTATATTTCTACTCGTCATATGACCGAAGACCTGTTATGAAAATACTACACGATGCTCTTGCAAGTGTGTTAGTCCCTTACTACCCTTTATCGGGTAGGCTAAGGGAGGCCAGAAATGGGAAACTAGAAGTGTTTTTTGGGCAAGAACAGGGAGCATTGTTGGTGGAGGCACACTCTGAAATGGCCTTGGCTGATCTAGGAGACCTCAAAGTACCAAACCCAGCATGGACACCACTGATCTTTAGGTTCCCAAACGAAGAACCATACAAAGTCCTTGACATGCCATTGGTGATAGCTCAGGTCACTAATTTCAGCTGTGGTGGGTTTAGCATTGGCTTGAGAATCTGCCATTGCATCTGTGACGGTCTTGGTGCTATGCAATTCCTCACCTCATGGGCTGCAACAGCAAGAGCAGGCACATTGATCGCTAACCCTGAGCCATGTTGGGACAGAGAGTTTTTCAGACCTCGCAACCCACCACTCGTGAAATTCCCACACATTGAATTCATGAGAGTAGAAGATGGCTCAAGCCTCACAATGAGTCTATGGCAAACCAAACCGGTTCAAAAGTGCTACCGGATAAGCCGCGAGTTCCAAACCTTGCTGAAAACTCTGGCTCAACCGAAAGATAACATGTCTAATGTTGCATGCAGCGCTTTTGATGCCATGGCAGCTCATGTATGGAGATCATGGGTGAAAGCACTTGATGTAAAACCATTGAACTATGGGCTTAGGCTAACCTTCTCTGCCAATGCCCGCAATAAACTCAAAAACCAGCCACTAAAAGACGGGTTTTATGGCAATGCAGTGTGTCTAGCTTGTGTCACAAGCACTGTGACAAAGCTTGTTCATGGGAGGCTCTCGGAGATTACTCACTTGGTTCGTGAAGCCCGGCTTGGTATCTCCGAAGAGTACTTAAGATCAACGGTGGACTATGTTGAAGTAGACAGACCACGAAAACTGGAATTTGGAGGCAAATTGACAATAACTCAGTGGACTAGATTTCCAATGTATGATTCTGCTGATTTTGGATGGGGAAGGCCTATATATGCTGGTCCGATCGATCTCACTCCAACACCACAAGTCTGTGTTTTTCTGCCGGAAGCTGAGGCTGATCATCCTAGTGGGACAATGCTCGTTTGCATTTGCTTGCCTGAATCTGCTACTCATAGCTTCACAGAACTTCTGTCTCTTACACATTCCGGTGATCTAAATCATGTCAATACTACTACGTAG
- the LOC133711057 gene encoding probable plastidic glucose transporter 2: MWVRQREPYSMYKRASSRDYMNTTDMESKEFVDTLDMEDNSALLQKSMVPELSNPSWRLSLPHVLVATISSFLFGYHLGVVNEPLESISADLGFKGNALAEGLVVSTCLGGAFLGSLFSGWIADGVGRRRAFQLCALPMIIGAVMSATAKTLAGMLIGRFFVGTGMGLGPPVASLYVTEVSPSFVRGTYGSFIQIATCLGLMGALLVGIPVKEIAGWWRVCFWVSTIPAAILALAMVFCAESPHWLHKQGRTYEAEAAFEKLLGGSHVKTAMVQLTKVDSGDETDAVSLSELFYGRHFRVVFIGSTLFALQQLSGINAVFYFSSTVFKSAGVPSGLANTFIGIANISGSVVAMALMDKVGRKALLLWSFFGMAMAMAVQVVAASSYSTGSGSLYLSVGGMLMFVLTFALGAGPVPGLLLPEIFPGRIRAKAMAVCMSVHWVINFFVGLLFLQLLENLGPRLLYSMFGTVCMMAVVFVKRNVVETKGKSLQEIEIALLPQE, from the exons ATGTGGGTCCGCCAACGTGAACCATACTCGATGTACAAGCGTGCGTCATCGAGAGATTATATGAATACCACTGATATGGAATCAAAAGAGTTTGTAGATACTCTTGACATGGAAGACAACTCAG CTCTTTTGCAGAAAAGTATGGTTCCAGAACTTTCAAACCCCTCATGGAGGCTTTCCTTACCCCATGTACTAGTGGCAACTATATCTTCATTCTTGTTTGGGTACCATCTCGG AGTAGTCAATGAACCACTTGAAAGCATTTCTGCAGATCTTGGTTTCAAGGGGAATGCCTTGGCTGAAG GTCTGGTGGTGAGTACATGCTTGGGAGGTGCCTTTCTTGGATCTTTATTTAGTGGATGGATAGCTGATGGAGTTGGACGTCGTAGGGCATTTCAACTGTGTGCATTGCCCATGATTATTGGTGCTGTTATGAG TGCAACAGCCAAAACTCTTGCTGGTATGCTTATAGGAAGGTTTTTTGTTGGGACTGGTATGGGTCTGGGCCCTCCTGTTGCTTCTCTTTATGTAACAGAG GTTTCTCCTTCTTTTGTGAGGGGTACTTACGGTAGTTTCATCCAGATTGCAACATGCCTTGGACTTATGGGGGCTCTTCTTGTTGGAATCCCTGTGAAAGAAATTGCGGGCTG GTGGCGTGTTTGTTTTTGGGTATCTACAATTCCAGCTGCAATACTTGCTTTAGCCATGGTATTCTGTGCAGAGAGTCCACATTGGCTACATAAG CAAGGAAGAACTTACGAGGCAGAAGCTGCATTTGAGAAACTCCTTGGTGGATCACATGTCAAAACTGCAATGGTACAATTAACCAAGGTGGACAGTGGAGATGAGACAGATGCTGTAAGCCTTTCAGAGTTGTTCTATGGCCGCCATTTCAGAG TTGTTTTTATTGGGTCAACCCTATTTGCTTTACAACAGCTATCTGGTATAAATGCCgtcttttatttttcctcaACTGTATTCAAAAGTGCCGGAGTACCATCAGGCCTTGCAAATACCTTCATAGGAATTGCAAATATATCAG GATCTGTTGTCGCAATGGCTTTGATGGATAAAGTAGGAAGGAAGGCGCTACTGTTATGGAGCTTCTTTGGCATG GCAATGGCAATGGCTGTTCAAGTTGTTGCAGCAAGTTCTTATTCAACAGGCTCTGGGTCACTGTACCTATCTGTTGGTGGAATGCTGAT GTTTGTCTTAACATTTGCTCTAGGAGCAGGCCCAGTTCCAGGTCTCCTTTTACCAGAAATATTTCCCGGCCGCATCAGGGCAAAAGCAATGGCTGTCTGTATGTCAGTGCATTGG GTGATAAATTTCTTCGTGGGTTTGCTCTTCTTGCAACTACTAGAAAACCTTGGCCCAAGGCTTCTGTATTCTATGTTTGGTACCGTTTGCATGATGGCTGTGGTTTTTGTGAAACGAAATGTGGTGGAAACCAAGGGAAAATCGCTCCAAGAGATTGAGATAGCGCTCCTTCCACAAGAATAG